A stretch of DNA from Candidatus Eisenbacteria bacterium:
GCGAACTGCGTCGAGCCGCCGATCATCTCGTCGACGGCTTGGAGCATCTCGAGCTGGTGCTGGCGGATCGCGTCGAGCGCCGCCATCGCGCCCATGTCGAGGAGCGGAGTGTTCTGGACCCACATCGGCATGTCGTCGAGCTCCGCGTCCGACTCGTTGTACGACGCGGGACGCCACGGCGCGATGCCGAGGTACTTGTCCACGTGGCGGGGCGCCGGCTCCTCGGGCAGGTGCGGCGCCTTCGGCGCCAGATAGAGGAAGAACGGCTCGCCCGTCGCCGCCGAGGTCGTGATGAAGTCCCGCGCGATCTCGCGCAGGACGTCGGTCGAGTAGTCGGCGTCCGCCGCGCCGTGGAGCTCCTCGACGTGGTCGTAGCCCACGCCGTTCCGGACCAGCGTGTAGTTGAAGTAGGTCGGCTGCTCGAAGACGTGCCACTCGTCCCACCCCGCGGGCACGAACGGCGGGCTCCCCGCCGTCCAGAGCGCGGGGTAGCCGTTCAGGTACTTGCCGATGAAGCCCGTCCGATAACCGGCGCTCTGCAGCATGGTGCCGAGGCTCACGCCGTCGGCCGGATAGACGTGCGCGCCGCCGTGCGGCCCCGAGTTCGAGAGCACGCCCGTCGTGTGCGCGTACTGCCCGCGCAGGATGCTCGAGCGCGACGGACAGCACAGCGGCGTCGTCATGAACGCCTGCGTGAAGCGCACGCCGGAGTCGCCTAGCTCGTGGTGAAGCCCGGGCATGATGAGCTCGCCCGCCGGCGCCTGCGTCGCATCGGTCGTGTCCCAGCGCTGATCGTCGGAGAGGATGAACAGGATGTTCGGCCGCAGCGGCTGCGGGTTCGGCCCGTTCCGGTCGACCCAGGTGCGTCCGAGCGTGTGCAGGCACGTCTGCAGCCCGGCCGTGTCGACCGGCGTCCCGACCGCGCCGACCGCCGCTGCGCACTGCGGGCCCACGTTCGGGATGACCACGCCGCTCGCGTCCGCCGCGACGGTGACCGCACATTTGAGGGGAATCTTCTCGAGCTGGCGTGCCGCGCGCTCGTCGGCGAGCGCCGGATCGATGCCGAGCGTGAGATAGCGGAGCTTCTTCCCGACGTAGCTCGAGACCGCCTTCCCGATCTGCTTCTGGCAGCGGTACTGGAGGCTCAGCGCGCCGGCGTCGATCTCCGCCGCCGGCGGATCGTTCGCCCCGTACGCGAGGCGCACGGCATCGGCGACCATCGTGTCCGCACACGTCGGCGGCACCGTCTGCTGGCAGGTCGTGTTCTGGTTCTTGAACTTCCGATCGTTGCACCGCACCGCCTGCCGCAGGCTCTTCCTCACGGTCTGCGCATCGTCGGACGAGGTGCATCCCCCGAACGCCATCCTCGGCACGGCGGCAAGGATCAGAAGGCCCGCGACGACCACCGTCTTCATACCCAGGACCCTACGCAGCAGGCGCTTCGCCCCGCAATACCGAATTCGGGGTGCG
This window harbors:
- a CDS encoding sulfatase, yielding MKTVVVAGLLILAAVPRMAFGGCTSSDDAQTVRKSLRQAVRCNDRKFKNQNTTCQQTVPPTCADTMVADAVRLAYGANDPPAAEIDAGALSLQYRCQKQIGKAVSSYVGKKLRYLTLGIDPALADERAARQLEKIPLKCAVTVAADASGVVIPNVGPQCAAAVGAVGTPVDTAGLQTCLHTLGRTWVDRNGPNPQPLRPNILFILSDDQRWDTTDATQAPAGELIMPGLHHELGDSGVRFTQAFMTTPLCCPSRSSILRGQYAHTTGVLSNSGPHGGAHVYPADGVSLGTMLQSAGYRTGFIGKYLNGYPALWTAGSPPFVPAGWDEWHVFEQPTYFNYTLVRNGVGYDHVEELHGAADADYSTDVLREIARDFITTSAATGEPFFLYLAPKAPHLPEEPAPRHVDKYLGIAPWRPASYNESDAELDDMPMWVQNTPLLDMGAMAALDAIRQHQLEMLQAVDEMIGGSTQFAITGLMQTLRDLGIADHTLVVYFSDNGWLWGEHRQDRKNKPFEEAIRAPMFVRYPALAPLARIESNAMTLNIDLCPTFAELAGVSLPPIQFDGRSLVRILDGTAPAWRTDFVTEGWPAQRVWATVREAQWKYTETVKSNQLPLPPIEVELYDVVADPLEQSNVAPLYPDEVARLAAKLRSPGYRPLWPSDADGTFDDPDE